From Pseudanabaena sp. PCC 6802, one genomic window encodes:
- a CDS encoding IS110 family transposase — protein sequence MIVCGIDVCKLSVAACVLAEKPKDPRQLYFDIDFHKFEANVKGIKALLALKPDVAVMEPTGVNYSKLWATKLAREGVKVVLVGHTQLRHYRDAHLGLPDKDDDADALALACYYWDYCEDNRRFVQVREFPIVRIRELVLRLSHLARVQSPIINRIRQDLAWQFPEVALSKSDRLWAWLAGRVKSKRFDSEYAGSAGLGLTDTVGLHAERLCLIHLEEKAIEDELRGYLDDAQFLPYRSVFKQFGFGDRVQAIVLSQIYPFENYLDNGRAIVKIRKGRKSGKPTKRYLSLRRFMKALGVAPTENSSGDKQNRSVVGGSDLCRRSLWQWIFTRVEPHKSRGTNPILNELGKDLDEYKAMGRPIKLARITVAAKAVKLLFKELLLTQRD from the coding sequence ATGATCGTTTGCGGAATTGACGTATGCAAGCTATCGGTTGCTGCGTGCGTACTTGCTGAAAAACCGAAAGATCCACGGCAACTTTACTTCGATATCGACTTTCACAAGTTCGAGGCCAACGTCAAAGGCATCAAAGCTCTACTGGCATTAAAGCCAGACGTGGCCGTGATGGAACCGACGGGGGTGAACTACTCGAAGCTGTGGGCAACCAAGCTAGCCCGTGAGGGCGTAAAAGTAGTGCTGGTAGGACACACGCAGCTAAGGCACTACAGGGACGCTCATTTGGGGCTACCGGACAAAGACGACGACGCGGACGCGCTAGCACTGGCTTGCTACTACTGGGACTACTGCGAAGACAACAGGCGCTTCGTGCAGGTCAGAGAGTTCCCGATCGTGCGCATCAGAGAACTGGTATTGAGACTGTCGCACCTGGCGCGGGTGCAATCGCCTATCATCAACCGCATCCGGCAGGATCTGGCATGGCAGTTTCCCGAAGTTGCCCTATCGAAAAGCGATCGCCTGTGGGCGTGGCTGGCTGGCAGGGTCAAGTCCAAGCGCTTCGACAGCGAGTATGCTGGCAGCGCCGGGCTGGGACTGACCGACACGGTAGGACTCCATGCAGAGCGACTTTGCCTGATTCACCTCGAAGAAAAAGCGATCGAGGACGAGCTGCGCGGTTACCTCGACGATGCCCAATTCCTCCCCTATCGCAGCGTTTTCAAACAGTTCGGATTCGGCGATCGCGTCCAGGCGATCGTACTGAGTCAGATTTACCCGTTTGAAAACTACCTCGACAACGGTAGAGCGATCGTGAAAATACGCAAGGGACGCAAATCTGGCAAGCCTACTAAACGCTACTTAAGCCTCCGACGATTCATGAAAGCATTGGGCGTGGCACCCACCGAAAATTCATCGGGTGACAAGCAGAATCGTTCAGTGGTCGGAGGTTCAGATCTGTGCCGTCGTAGTTTATGGCAGTGGATTTTTACTCGGGTCGAGCCTCATAAGTCAAGGGGAACCAACCCCATACTCAACGAACTCGGTAAAGACCTGGATGAATATAAAGCGATGGGCAGGCCGATCAAACTAGCCAGAATCACCGTTGCCGCTAAAGCAGTCAAGTTATTATTTAAAGAACTCCTACTAACCCAACGGGATTAA
- a CDS encoding helix-turn-helix transcriptional regulator: MLRRLRFMSQEELGKAIGVTGNTVARWERGEVQPRLTPKQYKQLAQVLHVKPEDLPDDFGPQPIHDTAPRTTQN; encoded by the coding sequence ATGCTTAGACGTTTAAGATTCATGTCTCAAGAAGAGTTGGGTAAAGCCATCGGAGTTACTGGTAATACAGTTGCTCGTTGGGAGCGTGGAGAAGTACAGCCGCGCTTGACTCCCAAGCAATACAAGCAACTTGCACAAGTCCTTCATGTGAAACCTGAAGATTTGCCTGATGACTTTGGCCCCCAACCGATCCACGACACGGCACCGCGAACG